The Impatiens glandulifera chromosome 8, dImpGla2.1, whole genome shotgun sequence genome includes a window with the following:
- the LOC124911164 gene encoding serine/threonine-protein phosphatase 6 regulatory subunit 3-like, protein MFWKLTALSASSPVESVLDKENFTLEELLDEEEIIQECKALNGRLINFLRDRAQVEQLLHYVVEEAPEDADSKRIFKFPFIASEVFTCEIDVILKTLVEEEELMDILFSFLEPNRPHSALLAGYFSKVVVCLMLRKTVPLMNYVQAHQDVFRQLVDLIGITSIMEVLIRLVGADDHVYPNCLDVMQWLAESNLLEMIVDKLSPSSPPEVQGNAAETLCAITRTSPSALATKLSSPNFVERIFSHALESSNSTSGLVNSISVCISLLDPKRSIHSPLMYSFRNQHMYDLPAPVNPDTVAAMLPRLGNFLMLLNVSSDEKVLPTTYGELRPPLGKHRLKIVEFIAVLLKTGREAAEKELIDSGAIKRTLDLFFEYSFNNALHHHVESIIVTCLESQNTKIIDHMLLECDLIGKILQTDKNPTISSDTNEPTLPAAGRTPPRGGNIGHITRISNKLAQLANSNIHIQALLLERSEWNEWQANVLHERNVVENVYRWGCGRPTALQDRTRDSDDDDHDKDYDVAALANNLSQAFRYTVYDNEDAEEGNGVLDRDDEDVYFDDESAEVVISSLRLGDDQGSLFTNSNWFAFQDERSTDAHMSSSRPEIMDDIDLNGLSGSSGNSSSDDEVVVGEDEDLTETSKTPVNENEMQQQEASGQVSFFPDNEDPFADRPIPEWVGWGETSDFPVGSTNPFEDPPQNPFLDPTTDQTETTVSEKLTPNGTSSTIVASLFEEGVEFVGVEIEGTEKAMDHALKEGIVGEAGPMKKNIVPNSEEETAPGMNKEFNDANYWRVEPEVAVLE, encoded by the exons ATGTTTTGGAAGCTTACCGCTCTTTCAGCTTCTTCACCT GTTGAGTCAGTGTTAGACAAGGAAAATTTTACTTTGGAGGAGCTTCTTGACGAAGAAGAGATAATACAAGAATGCAAAGCTTTAAACGGTCGCCTCATCAATTT TTTGCGAGACAGAGCTCAGGTGGAACAATTATTGCATTATGTTGTGGAAGAAGCTCCAGAAGATGCTGATAGCAAACGGATCTTCAA GTTCCCCTTCATTGCTTCTGAGGTATTTACATGCGAAATTGATGTTATCCTCAAAACTCTCGTGGAGGAAGAGGAG CTTATGGATATACTTTTCTCATTCCTGGAACCAAATCGACCTCATAGTGCATTGCTGGCTGGGTATTTCAGCAAG GTCGTTGTCTGCCTCATGCTGAGAAAAACTGTCCCCCTTATGAATTATGTTCAA GCACATCAGGATGTTTTCCGCCAGTTGGTTGATTTGATTGGAATCACGTCCATCATGGAG GTTCTAATTCGCCTAGTTGGAGCTGATGATCATGTCTATCCCAATTGCCTGGATGTCATGCAGTGGCTGGCTGAAAGCAATTTGCTAGAAATGATTGTTGATAAATTGAGCCCATCT AGCCCTCCTGAAGTTCAGGGTAATGCAGCTGAAACTCTCTGTGCTATAACACGTACATCCCCATCAGCACTCGCTACAAAGCTTTCAAGCCCAAA TTTTGTTGAAAGGATATTCAGTCATGCACTGGAAAGCTCAAATTCAACTTCTGGTCTCGTGAACTCTATTTCTGTATGCATCTCTTTGTTGGACCCTAAAAGATCTATTCATTCACCTTTGATGTATTCATTCCGAAATCAACACATGTATGATCTTCCCGCCCCTGTTAACCCTGATACAGTTGCTGCAATGCTGCCCAGACTTG GCAACTTTCTGATGCTATTGAATGTCTCATCTGATGAGAAAGTTCTTCCTACCACATATGGTGAGCTGAGGCCTCCTCTTGGGAAACATCGTCTTAAG ATTGTGGAGTTCATTGCCGTGCTGCTGAAGACTGGAAGAGAAGCTGCAGAGAAGGAACTGATTGATTCAGGAGCAATTAAGAGAACTCTTGACCTTTTCTTTGA GTACTCCTTCAATAATGCATTGCATCACCACGTGGAGAGTATAATTGTCACTTGCTTGGAAAgccaaaatacaaaaattattgaTCATATGCTCCTAGAGTGTGATTTGATCGGGAAGATTCTTCAGACTGATAAAAATCCCACTATCTCTAGTGATACTAATGAG CCAACTTTACCTGCTGCTGGAAGAACGCCGCCTCGTGGAGGAAACATTGGACACATTACACGCATTTCCAATAAGTTAGCACAACTGGCAAACAGCAACATTCACATTCAGGCATTACTCTTG GAAAGAAGTGAATGGAATGAATGGCAAGCAAATGTCTTACATGAGCGTAATGTGGTGGAAAATGTCTATAGATGGGGTTGTGG CCGTCCAACTGCACTACAAGATAGGACTAGAGACAGTGATGATGATGACCATGACAAGGATTATGATGTGGCAGCGTTAGCAAATAATCTAAGCCAGGCATTTCGATACACCGTATATGACAATGAGGATGCTGAAGAG GGCAATGGAGTTCTTGATAGAGATGACGAG GATGTCTACTTTGATGATGAATCTGCTGAAGTTGTGATATCATCCCTGAGGCTTGGTGATGACCAGGGAAG TTTGTTTACGAACTCCAACTGGTTTGCATTCCAAGACGAGAGAAGCACAGATGCTCATATGAGCAGCAGTCGTCCCGAGATTATGGATGATATCGACTTAAATGGATTATCAGGTAGTAGTGGTAACAGCAGTAGTGACGATGAAGTGGTAGTTGGAGAGGATGAAGATTTGACTGAAACAAGTAAGACACCTGTAAACGAGAATGAGATGCAGCAGCAAGAAGCATCAGGTCAAGTTAGTTTCTTCCCAGACAATGAAGACCCATTTGCAGACAGACCAATACCGGAGTGGGTCGGTTGGGGAGAAACATCAGATTTTCCAGTTGGTAGCACCAACCCGTTTGAAGACCCCCCACAAAACCCATTTCTTGATCCTACTACAGATCAAACCGAAACTACTGTTTCAGAGAAACTGACCCCAAACGGGACGTCAAGTACTATAGTGGCTTCTTTGTTTGAAGAGGGTGTTGAATTTGTTGGTGTTGAAATAGAAGGAACAGAGAAGGCCATGGATCATGCCCTTAAGGAAGGGATAGTTGGAGAAGCAGGACCGATGAAGAAGAACATTGTCCCTAATTCTGAGGAGGAAACAGCCCCAGGTATGAACAAGGAGTTTAACGATGCCAATTATTGGAGGGTTGAACCCGAGGTTGCGGTTCTTGAATAG